In Silene latifolia isolate original U9 population chromosome 3, ASM4854445v1, whole genome shotgun sequence, a single window of DNA contains:
- the LOC141648603 gene encoding uncharacterized protein LOC141648603: MEEGFERVREWVWKVMQDLDRREKVIFMVGCWAVWERRNKWVFEEEFRGIGEVVRRVVDLCKEMDEGERAEGVEQAVQGGKAGRGQGWTKPSHGEVKMNVDAFVKEGIGVGLGAVCRDAEGTVKWMVVEQQRRGVREPREEEAEAVLMGLKEAVRRGYRDVTMESDCQVLIKSLENRVDGRSDFHLILEDIFYACNSFRNVTWSFVGRESNKVAHELARLAPWELGRRE, from the coding sequence ATGGAAGAGGGGTTTGAgagggtgagggagtgggtgTGGAAGGTTATGCAAGACTTAGATCGCAGGGAGAAAGTCATTTTTATGGTGGGGTGTTGGGCGGTGTGGGAAAGACGTAATAAATGGGTTTTTGAGGAGGAATTTAGGGGCATTGGAGAGGTGGTGAGGAGGGTAGTGGATTTGTGCAAGGAGATGGATGAAGGGGAGAGAGCTGAGGGAGTGGAGCAGGCGGTACAGGGAGGTAAAGCAGGTCGAGGGCAAGGGTGGACGAAACCATCTCATGGTGAAGTCAAGATGAATGTTGATGCCTTTGTCAAGGAGGGGATTGGTGTTGGTTTAGGGGCAGTTTGTAGGGATGCGGAAGGGACGGTGAAGTGGATGGTGGTGGAGCAGCAACGTAGAGGAGTCAGGGAGCCAAGGGAGGAGGAAGCGGAAGCGGTTCTAATGGGCCTGAAAGAAGCTGTTAGGCGAGGCTATAGAGACGTGACGATGGAGAGTGACTGCCAAGTTTTGATCAAGTCCTTGGAGAACCGTGTGGATGGTAGAAGCGACTTTCATCTTATTCTAGAGGATATTTTTTACGCTTGTAATTCTTTTAGAAACGTTACGTGGTCGTTTGTAGGTAGAGAGTCGAATAAGGTGGCCCATGAGCTTGCTCGATTGGCACCTTGGGAGCTTGGTAGACGGGAATAG
- the LOC141648604 gene encoding putative mitochondrial protein AtMg00310, translating to MSVYTEICAYSLGNLDRDKLKALISGFWWGSKDGKRNIPWVAWKKLCAPKCYGGLGFRELHKFNMALLGKQAWRLLTNRECLMARVLLGKYCADGSVINADLGRNPSSTWRGIWEARTVLLKGVRRRVGDGLSTRVWKDPWISGTQTRRVLSPRGQADEDMVVADLMDGSSHGWN from the exons ATGTCCGTTTATACTGAAATTTGTGCATATTCTCTAGGAAACCTAGATAGGGACAAA CTTAAGGCGCTTATTtcgggattttggtggggatcAAAGGATGGAAAACGAAACATTCCATGGGTTGCGTGGAAAAAGCTATGTGCTCCTAAGTGCTATGGAGGATTGGGCTTTCGGGAACTCCATAAGTTTAACATGGCGCTTCTCGGGAAACAGGCATGGAGATTGCTCACCAATAGGGAGTGCCTTATGGCTCGGGTTTTATTGGGTAAATATTGTGCGGATGGGTCTGTTATAAACGCGGATTTGGGGAGGAATCCAAGTTCTACTTGGAGGGGTATATGGGAAGCTCGGACAGTGTTACTTAAAGGGGTGCGGAGAAGGGTGGGGGATGGTCTTAGTACGAGAGTGTGGAAGGATCCCTGGATTTCGGGAACACAAACGAGGCGTGTCTTATCTCCACGGGGACAAGCTGATGAAGATATGGTTGTTGCGGATCTTATGGATGGTAGCAGTCATGGTTGGAACTGA
- the LOC141648605 gene encoding uncharacterized protein LOC141648605 codes for MRRTEEYNSAIAFDKGFRKIMRSHELIKESDAYVLMCPSKAAIKRLDNERLHQFFMGLDPTLYGQIRSQQFQQDPLPSLNRAYNLVLQEERLRAVDVLPEVSEVAAFAMPTENPPIDRRVLRDNERGGRNKLMCSHSCICSSGATAGTVHANAVTTDVAAHTLFSSDRHSGRCNWIIDTGASNHVTGNLSCLQDRENIDGRSVGLPNGQQVVSTLIGSVYVNEFLKLTHVLYVPSLKCNLMSVAQLLSANNYCFEFAKNYCLIQDHSLRTTIGAGELRDGLYWICAGEKSLTVHTVFEKGDFDLWHRRLGHPSDKVTKGDKFAKRGRKCLFVGYPLNQKGWKLYDLDSGTYFVSRDVLFYESEFPLASTHESIPQSDPLLDIFEDPIFDHTPANVTDQPIDTPEPTDTHEPTGPEGLSGTGESTGSAGTGLDTTTATDTGSVATNSGAATDSQVEELGRGHRTKFLNSRLRGFVLDTAHSPSPPSSSPSSPKSPSAVTAGFEPPSFKEVILDSGWCDAMKTEIDALERNDTWELSDLPEGKKALGCRWIYKIKYKADGTVERLKARLVVFGNHQVEGLDYGETFAPVVKMVTIRIFLAIAAINKWELHQMDVHNAFLHDDLDEEVYMKIPPGFSRGKEGKVCRLKKSLYGLRQAPQCWFAKITSSLKSYGFQQFYLDYSLFSYSQDNVWLFILIYVDDLVIAGNDSSAVAQFKTYLANCFHMKDLGPLKYFLGLEVARSAERIYISQRKYALDIIAETGLLGCKPATTPIEQHHGLGSATGPLLEDIESYRRLVGRLVYLAVTRPDLSYVVHILSQFLQQPRQEHMSAALRVVRYLKGSPGQGVLFRADSSISISRWCDSDWGGCPTSRRSVTGWFILLGGSSISWKTKKQPMVSLSSIEAEYRSMANIVCELKWLKGLLLSLDVVVPLPMHVYSDSQLAIGLAHNPVYHERTKHIEIDLSFSPDWNHDPLDEEAIARIDAFLAIPEEERAWPACLGGELLLPGLDLWWQARLSA; via the exons atgagacggacTGAAGAATATAATAGTGCAATTGCGTTTGACAAGGGTTTTCGTAAAATAATGAGGTCTCACGAATTAATCAAGG AATCCGATGCTTATGTCTTAATGTGTCCGTCTAAG GCTGCTATTAAGCGTCTCGACAATGAGCGTTTGCATCAATTTTTCATGGGTCTTGACCCGACTTTGTACGGTCAAATTCGATCCCAACAGTTTCAGCAGGATCCTTTACCGTCTCTTAATCGTGCTTATAATCTCGTCCTCCAAGAGGAACGATTGCGCGCTGTTGATGTTCTACCTGAGGTTTCTGAGGTTGCTGCATTTGCTATGCCGACTGAGAACCCGCCAATTGACCGGCGTGTTCTTCGCGATAACGAGCGTGGGGGGCGTAATAAATTGATGTGCTCTCACT cctgtatctgtagtagtggtgcTACTGCTGGAACAGTTCATGCCAATGCTGTGACGACTGATGTCGCGGCTCATACTCTCTTCTCTTCCGATCGTCACAGTGGTAGGTGTAATTGGATAATAGATACGGGAGCCTCCAATCACGTAACGGGCAATTTGTCATGTTTGCAGGATCGCGAAAATATAGATGGACGTTCTGTTGGTCTTCCAAATGGCCAACAAGTCGTATCCACCTTGATAGGATCAGTTTATGTCAATGAATTTTTAAAACTTACGCATGTGCTTTATGTCCCAAGTTTAAAATGCAACTTAATGTCTGTTGCACAGCTTCTATCGGCCAATAATTATTGTTTCGAGTTTGCTAAAAATTATTGTCTTATTCAGGACCATTCCTTGAGGACGACGATTGGAGCCGGTGAGCTACGGGATGGACTGTATTGGATTTGTGCGGGGGAGAAATCATTGACGGTGCACACGGTGTTCGAGAAGGGCGATTTTGATCTCTGGCATCGACGCTTGGGTCATCCGTCAGATAAAGTG ACAAAAGGCGATAAGTTCGCAAAAAGAGGACGGAAATGCTTATTTGTGGGATATCCTCTAAACCAAAAGGGATGGAAGCTCTATGACCTTGACTCGGGAACATACTTTGTCTCTCGTGATGTACTATTCTATGAATCCGAATTTCCGCTCGCATCTACACATGAATCCATTCCACAATCCGACCCATTACTTGACATTTTTGAAGATCCCATATTTGATCATACCCCTGCCAATGTCACTGATCAGCCCATTGACACACCTGAGCCCACAGACACACATGAGCCCACGGGTCCGGAGGGGCTTTCTGGTACGGGTGAGTCCACGGGGTCTGCTGGGACGGGCCTGGACACCACGACAGCCACGGATACTGGGTCAGTTGCCACGAATTCCGGTGCTGCCACGGACAGTCAGGTTGAGGAACTTGGCCGCGGGCACCGTACAAAATTCCTAAATTCTCGTCTTCGTGGTTTTGTACTTGATACCGCACACAGTCCATCTCCGCCGTCTAGCTCACCAAGCTCGCCCAAGTCGCCCTCAG CTGTAACTGCTGGATTCGAACCACCTTCTTTCAAGGAAGTCATTCTTGATAGTGGGTGGTGCGACGCTATGAAAACAGAAATTGATGCGTTAGAAAGGAATGATACATGGGAACTTTCCGATTTACCGGAAGGTAAAAAAGCTCTCGGTTGCCGttggatatacaaaattaaatacaaaGCTGATGGGACCGTGGAACGCTTGAAGGCACGGCTTGTGGTCTTTGGGAATCACCAAGTTGAGGGTTTGGACTATGGTGAGACTTTTGCTCCCGTTGTTAAAATGGTCACTATCCGAATTTTTCTCGCAATTGCAGCCATCAATAAATGGGAACTTCACCAAATGGACGTACATAACGCATTCCTCCACGATGATTTGGATGAAGAGGTGTACATGAAAATTCCTCCTGGTTTCAGTCGTGGAAAGGAAGGCAAAGTGTGTCGTTTGAAGAAGAGTTTATATGGTCTTCGACAAGCGCCTCAGTGTTGGTTTGCCAAGATAACTTCATCACTTAAGAGTTACGGTTTTCagcaattttatttagattactCACTTTTTTCTTACTCGCAAGATAATGTATGGTTATTCATTTTAATTTATGTTGATGACCTTGTCATTGCGGGCAACGATTCTTCTGCTGTTGCTCAATTCAAGACTTATTTGGCGAATTGCTTTCATATGAAAGACTTGGGTCCCTTGAAATATTTTTTGGGACTCGAAGTTGCTCGTAGTGCTGAAAGAATCTACATTAGCCAGCGAAAATATGCACTTGACATTATTGCCGAAACCGGGTTACTTGGTTGCAAGCCCGCAACTACACCAATTGAACAACACCACGGCTTAGGATCAGCTACAGGTCCTTTACTTGAAGATATTGAGTCATACAGGCGGCTTGTTGGGCGTTTGGTATACCTTGCCGTTACTCGCCCCGATTTATCCTATGTCGTTCATATTCTCTCTCAGTTCCTTCAACAGCCGCGGCAGGAGCACATGTCAGCAGCCCTGCGCGTTGTTCGATACCTCAAGGGGAGTCCGGGACAAGGCGTATTGTTTCGAGCTGATAGTTCTATTAGCATTTCACGGTGGTGTGACTCGGATTGGGGCGGTTGTCCTACATCTCGCAGGTCAGTTACGGGCTGGTTCATCCTTCTTGGTGGGTCATCTATATCATGGAAAACAAAAAAGCAACCTATGGTGTCTCTATCATCCATTGAGGCCGAATATAGGTCCATGGCTAATATCGTGTGTGAGTTGAAATGGCTCAAGGGTTTGCTTCTTAGTTTGGATGTAGTGGTGCCCCTTCCCATGCACGTTTATAGTGATAGTCAGTTGGCCATCGGACTTGCCCATAATCCCGTATATCATGAGCGCACAAAgcatattgaaattgatttgtcaTTTT ctcctgattggaatcaCGATCCTCTAGATGAAGAGGCTATTGCAAGGATAGATGCTTTCCTTgccattcctgaggaagagagggcctggccAGCTTGCTTGGGCGGGGAATTGTTGctcccg GGGTTGGATCTTTGGTGGCAAGCACGCTTGTCGGCTTAG
- the LOC141647022 gene encoding uncharacterized protein LOC141647022: MASMQLENQVSAKEQLTANLNNQSPNKIHPERYINYSESEKGPDPPTIDIGEEVTFNEFVSKGAVVYTPPSGGIPGLSPAWVLAWDATGYTVIPPNPNKVYVTCASTKIIEKMTDDEILKKLDKSTSADGSYTDPFTKATINANLTHSFRSGNSLKANFGQE, from the exons ATGGCTTCGATGCAATTGGAAAACCAAGTGTCCGCGAAGGAGCAGCTCACTGCCAACCTGAACAACCAATCCCCAAATAAGATTCATCCGGAACGTTACATTAACTATTCCGAGTCCGAGAAAGGCCCTGACCCACCTACTATTGACATCGGTGAGGAAGTGACATTTAACGAGTTTGTGTCGAAAGGAGCAGTAGTGTATACTCCACCCAGCGGTGGAATACCCGGTTTATCGCCGGCTTGGGTCCTAGCTTGGGATGCAACTGGTTACACGGTCATCCCTCCCAATCCCAACAAG GTTTATGTCACTTGCGCGTCTACTAAAATTATTGAAAAGATGACCGACGATGAAATTCTTAAGAAACTGGATAAATCAACTTCGGCTGACGGTTCATACACCGACCCGTTCACCAAGGCCACTATTAACGCCAATCTGACTCATTCGTTCCGTAGTGGCAATTCGCTCAAGGCAAACTTCGGACAAGAGTAA